The genomic stretch AGTATCTCGAAGAGAAAGAGTCTGATGAGAGCTTTCGTGAGGCCGTTGTCGAGCTGTATCTAGACGACCACATCGAGTTCGAGAAGCTTGTCGAGATTATCGGGCGGCAAGATGCCGAAGCCGTCCGCGCTTCGAAAGAGGTACTTGATCGTGGTGAAGAACTCGCAGACAAACTCGCAGACCTCTAAATGCTCGTTGTAGACACGAGCGCATTCATCTCTCTTTCAGTCGGCGAAGTTCTCGACGTCTTCGTCACCGAG from Haloferax sp. Atlit-12N encodes the following:
- a CDS encoding ribbon-helix-helix protein, CopG family; this translates as MYMSTKRVNFRLPEELVAHADIAAEVTHKNRTEILIEALRQYLEEKESDESFREAVVELYLDDHIEFEKLVEIIGRQDAEAVRASKEVLDRGEELADKLADL